The following coding sequences are from one Neovison vison isolate M4711 chromosome X, ASM_NN_V1, whole genome shotgun sequence window:
- the CYLC1 gene encoding cylicin-1: protein MSLEKKIKVNIRTNDNSIPINESSGKLWNQDYFTLTFPKPLQPGRKRRSRPSGSQISVPGHDKRKLEEVQKPAHIRIRHSLKKNFQRPSVYLTVRRQAPFRNPYTLKAHYENGEPKKSKDDKKGRTLQRNSKKNKGPQEKTTESKMVNDEKPKRGNRAAKTPSKSSYNSELSKDSKSKLEINPESIDFKTVSMYQKKGKRDSKNSKETDNKCTCAKKHSKDSKNNSDAKAHICSNNSSSMGFILYLEESGAESMKCDMWLKNDSQNNSKKTSKKDTKKDAKKSSDAESVDSMDAKKGSKKAKKDSKKGDKKKDAKKDTETTDEDSTDSKDAKKDAKAKKDPKKSDKKKKDAVSTDAESDSELETKNWKKDEKKDKKDSKKEDKKKDAKKDVVSTDADSESEWYSKKGKKDEKKEKRNSKKDDKNKFAMKSEESTETESDWDKYLKDKYDSKKTKKDSKKDSQKQDAKKVIESTDAESDEFSRKHSKKPETLKSSDAESEESVYKLGAKKRLANESDTASTDSKKEKLELKRESKMSFKKTTFKEKGKKTGIGRVPPSRERPPLPPCEPLLPSPKIKRLCQSKMPAAPLKPRYAPLIFSFIPLLPKSGSKGNK, encoded by the exons AAGTGAACATCAGAACAAATGATAATTCCATACCAA TCAATGAATCAAGTGGAAAATTATGGAATCAAGATTATTTTACTTTGACATTTCCCAAACCACTCCAGCCAGGTAGAAAAAGAAGATCAAGACCTTCAGGATCACAAATCTCAGTTCCT GGACAtgacaaaagaaaattagaggaaGTTCAGAAGCCAGCTCATATAAGGATaaggcattctttaaaaaaaaatttccaaaggcCATCTGTTTACTTAACTGTCAGGAGACAGGCTCCATTCAGAAACCCTTATACTCTTAAAGCCCATTATGAAAATGGAGAACCTAAAAAGTCCAAAGATgacaaaaaaggaagaactttGCAGAGAAAttccaagaaaaacaaaggcCCACAAGAAAAAACTACAGAATCTAAAATGGTAAATGATGAGAAACCTAAAAGAGGAAATCGAGCAGCTAAAACTCCATCAAAATCATCATATAACAGTGAGCTATCTAAGGATTCAAAGtccaaattagaaataaatcCAGAATCCATTGATTTTAAGACAGTCTCAATGTATCAAAAAAAAGGTAAGAGAGATTCAAAGAATTCCAAAGAGACAGATAACAAATGCACATGTGCAAAGAAGCATTCTAAGGACTCAAAGAACAATTCTGATGCCAAAGCACATATTTGTTCAAACAATAGTTCAAGTATGGGTTTCATACTGTATTTGGAGGAGTCTGGTGCTGAATCCATGAAATGTGATATGTGGTTAAAGAATGACTCTCAGAATAATTCAAAGAAGACTTCAAAGAAGGACACAAAAAAGGATGCAAAGAAAAGCTCTGATGCTGAATCTGTAGACTCAATGGATGCAAAGAAAGGTTCAAAGAAGGCTAAGAAAGATTCAAAGAAAGGTGACAAGAAAAAGGATgcaaaaaaagacacagagacgACTGATGAAGATTCTACAGACTCAAAGGATGCAAAGAAAGATGCAAAGGCTAAGAAAGATCCAAAGAAAAgtgacaagaaaaagaaggatgCAGTGTCTACTGATGCTGAAAGTGATTCTGAATTGGAGACAAAGAATtggaagaaagatgaaaagaaggATAAGAAAGATTCAAAAAAAGAGGACAAGAAAAAGGATGCCAAGAAGGATGTAGTGTCTACTGATGCCGATTCTGAATCTGAATGGTAttcaaaaaaaggtaaaaaagatgaaaaaaaggaaaagagaaattcaaaGAAAGATGACAAAAATAAGTTTGCAATGAAGTCTGAAGAGTCTACTGAAACTGAATCTGACTGGGATAAATATCTGAAGGATAAATATGATTCAAAGAAGACTAAGAAAGACTCAAAGAAAGATTCCCAAAAACAAGATGCAAAGAAGGTCATAGAGTCTACTGATGCAGAATCTGATGAATTTTCCAGGAAACACTCAAAGAAGCCCGAGACATTAAAAAGTTCAGATGCTGAATCTGAAGAGTCAGTGTATAAACTTGGGGCTAAAAAGAGACTTGCTAACGAATCAGATACTGCATCTACAgattcaaagaaggaaaaattggaACTAAAGAGAGAATCCAAAATGTCATTCAAAAAGACTACAttcaaagaaaaagggaaaaaaacaggtATAGGTAGAGTCCCTCCATCAAGAGAAAGACCACCACTACCTCCTTGTGAGCCTTTGTTACCATCACCCAAGATCAAACGTCTCTGTCAGAGCAAGATGCCTGCTGCTCCTCTAAAACCAAGATATGCTCCTTTG atcTTTTCTTTCATCCCCCTTCTTCCAAAATCTGGCTCTAAGGGGAATAAGTAG